The following coding sequences lie in one Porphyromonas asaccharolytica DSM 20707 genomic window:
- a CDS encoding 30S ribosomal protein S16 translates to MATKIRLQRFGRRGYPFYRIVIADSRAPRDGKFIERIGSYNPNTNPATIDLKFDRALYWLKVGAQPSDTVRRILSREGVLLKKHLDGGVAKGAFTQEVADQRFEAWLTNKQQLLKGVAERDQQKAQDIAQKQHEAEEEQNKERSKALEEKKAAIEREKAEAEAAAKAEAEANEEANATEEAPAAEEAPATEEAPAAE, encoded by the coding sequence ATGGCAACTAAAATCAGACTACAAAGATTCGGTCGTCGTGGCTACCCCTTCTACCGTATCGTCATCGCTGATAGCAGGGCTCCACGGGATGGAAAGTTTATTGAGAGGATAGGTTCTTATAATCCGAACACTAATCCTGCTACAATAGATTTGAAGTTTGACCGCGCTCTCTATTGGCTCAAGGTCGGTGCACAGCCTAGTGACACCGTACGTCGCATCCTCTCACGTGAGGGTGTCCTCCTTAAGAAGCACCTCGATGGTGGTGTCGCCAAGGGCGCATTCACACAGGAGGTCGCAGACCAGCGCTTTGAGGCATGGCTCACGAACAAGCAGCAGCTCCTCAAGGGAGTCGCAGAGCGTGACCAGCAGAAGGCTCAAGATATAGCTCAGAAGCAGCACGAGGCTGAGGAAGAGCAAAACAAGGAGCGTAGCAAGGCTCTAGAGGAGAAGAAAGCAGCCATCGAGCGCGAGAAGGCTGAGGCCGAAGCTGCTGCAAAGGCTGAAGCTGAGGCTAACGAGGAGGCTAACGCCACCGAGGAAGCACCCGCTGCTGAGGAGGCTCCTGCCACAGAAGAGGCTCCCGCTGCTGAGTAA
- a CDS encoding lysophospholipid acyltransferase family protein, producing the protein MLLRILYIIYIVLFAAPIYAVITIILALIMTVGCLLGFGKFFSYYPGLIWSWLGLILSLCPVTVRGRKNYDKKSGPYVVMANHQGAYDIFLLYGFLGIPFKWVMKESLRRVPFVGKACEVAGFIFVNGHSIQNIRNSLDEAKRSLGDGYSIFIFPEGSRTRTGRMQPLKKGGFVIADELDIPIIPVSISGSYGVMRAGSFLPHWRRLYLDIHPPIHPRDYRSSDQPMQDLREGVYHTIQQGIHDGTEQL; encoded by the coding sequence ATGCTACTACGGATACTATACATTATATACATAGTCTTATTTGCGGCGCCCATCTATGCGGTGATAACCATCATCTTAGCACTTATTATGACGGTGGGATGCTTGCTAGGCTTTGGCAAGTTCTTTAGTTATTACCCAGGACTCATCTGGTCGTGGCTAGGACTGATACTATCCCTCTGTCCCGTCACCGTGCGAGGGCGTAAGAACTACGACAAGAAGTCTGGTCCCTATGTCGTCATGGCAAACCACCAGGGAGCCTACGACATCTTCCTTCTCTACGGCTTCCTCGGCATCCCCTTCAAGTGGGTGATGAAGGAGTCGCTGCGGCGTGTCCCCTTCGTGGGCAAAGCGTGTGAGGTTGCGGGCTTTATCTTTGTCAACGGACATAGCATACAGAACATCCGCAACTCACTAGACGAAGCTAAGCGTTCGCTCGGTGATGGCTACTCGATCTTTATATTTCCTGAGGGCAGTCGTACTCGCACGGGACGTATGCAGCCTTTGAAAAAGGGTGGCTTCGTGATCGCCGATGAGCTAGACATCCCGATCATCCCTGTCTCCATCTCGGGCTCCTATGGCGTGATGCGCGCAGGCTCGTTCCTACCCCACTGGCGTCGCCTCTATCTAGATATACACCCACCTATCCACCCTCGTGATTATCGCTCTTCCGATCAGCCGATGCAAGATCTACGCGAAGGGGTCTACCACACGATACAGCAAGGCATCCACGATGGCACAGAGCAACTCTAG
- a CDS encoding glycoside hydrolase domain-containing protein has product MKQRPSYLLFHTSKYTLLTMLLLLPLLLSTGCSKVGESVFSSAPLLVDYVDVHQGTWDAEHSEEIFPIVQLPHSLLRIIPFKESLRSARIKGLPLYTPDIDGRPLFYLIPESAHPSQDPSGRLSFDFQEITPYSYHLYLDELQVNVDFSLTSMSGLYDLSSRDYNGRDTRQLSLYIDRRDSTTWEQVGDDAIAAEVAYGGTTPTRIYLYLQLNTNIAQMTSSISPSDTTYEHLTLQLQKPNKRIVAKYAISLISCEQAKRNLTTQIQSFEYSPLVKSARNEWQKILRRVEVSGGTEVNMRKFYTALYRSHLWPVSISEDGQYYSPIDDSVHSDEGITQYSQDDLRYTYETNYPLLMLHAPDMMEEIIVSYLRAIRDSGGQLLETLDLGSVVYTEESPLLFLLTDALAKGLLDQDIKQAFEVLRIAIDAEPERRTGYKLWCLSQLANSIGYTALAREYAELSDTYRPSPGRLSAQQVASILEHPSDATPILLPEGQVNIDSLFSSSLHSLNVDPDLFAFLFTYNLMGRPHDAQKFVRHTIDYFFGVGSFGYPGPDDYGSLSASLVFAMMGLYPVAPGINGYSIVAPSFNEININMGGGRHLTIKAQGASQVNKYISDLTIGGRPRTVYWVKHSQIASGGTISMFLSDAEN; this is encoded by the coding sequence ATGAAGCAGAGACCCTCTTACCTCCTCTTTCATACTAGCAAGTACACGCTCCTGACGATGCTACTCTTGCTCCCGTTACTTCTCAGCACTGGTTGTAGCAAAGTCGGAGAGAGCGTCTTCAGCTCTGCCCCCCTACTCGTAGACTATGTCGATGTGCATCAGGGCACATGGGATGCCGAGCATAGCGAGGAGATATTTCCCATCGTACAGCTTCCTCATAGCCTACTGCGCATCATCCCGTTCAAGGAGAGCTTACGGTCGGCTCGCATCAAGGGGCTGCCACTCTACACACCTGACATCGATGGTCGCCCGCTCTTTTATCTAATCCCCGAGAGTGCCCATCCTAGTCAAGACCCTTCGGGGAGACTGAGCTTCGACTTTCAGGAGATCACCCCATACAGCTACCACCTGTACCTCGATGAGCTACAGGTCAATGTGGACTTTTCGCTCACCTCTATGAGTGGTCTCTATGATCTCTCATCACGGGACTATAATGGTAGGGACACACGTCAGCTCTCCTTATATATAGACCGCCGTGACTCGACTACGTGGGAGCAAGTGGGCGACGACGCTATCGCCGCTGAGGTCGCCTACGGGGGCACCACACCGACACGCATCTACCTCTACCTGCAGCTCAATACGAATATAGCGCAGATGACGAGTAGCATATCCCCCAGCGACACAACCTATGAGCACCTCACCTTACAGCTACAGAAGCCAAACAAGCGGATCGTCGCCAAGTACGCTATCTCTCTCATCAGCTGCGAGCAAGCTAAGCGAAACTTAACCACGCAGATCCAGAGCTTCGAATACTCGCCACTGGTCAAGTCGGCCCGCAACGAGTGGCAGAAAATACTTCGCCGCGTGGAGGTATCGGGCGGTACAGAGGTAAACATGCGTAAGTTTTACACTGCGCTATACCGCTCGCACCTATGGCCTGTCAGCATCTCCGAAGATGGACAGTACTACTCTCCTATCGACGATTCGGTACATAGCGATGAGGGGATCACCCAGTACAGCCAAGACGACCTAAGATACACCTACGAGACCAACTACCCCCTACTGATGCTCCATGCGCCAGACATGATGGAGGAGATCATCGTGTCGTATCTACGTGCTATACGCGACTCAGGTGGACAGCTCCTAGAGACGCTCGACCTAGGCAGTGTGGTCTACACGGAGGAGTCACCTCTCCTCTTCCTACTGACCGATGCACTCGCCAAGGGGCTCCTCGATCAAGACATCAAGCAAGCCTTTGAGGTACTACGTATCGCCATCGACGCCGAACCTGAGCGACGAACGGGCTACAAGCTCTGGTGTCTCTCACAGCTAGCTAACAGTATCGGCTACACCGCCCTCGCGAGAGAGTACGCAGAGCTCAGCGATACCTATCGCCCATCACCAGGTCGACTATCAGCACAGCAAGTCGCATCGATCTTAGAGCATCCTAGTGATGCTACGCCTATACTACTTCCAGAGGGGCAGGTCAATATTGATAGCCTCTTCAGCAGTTCGCTACACTCACTCAATGTAGATCCCGATCTCTTCGCTTTTCTCTTTACCTACAACCTAATGGGTCGTCCACATGATGCGCAGAAGTTCGTACGCCATACCATCGACTACTTCTTTGGTGTAGGCTCCTTCGGCTATCCTGGACCTGATGACTACGGCTCTCTCAGCGCATCGCTTGTCTTCGCCATGATGGGCTTATATCCAGTGGCACCAGGCATCAACGGATACTCGATCGTCGCGCCTTCCTTCAACGAGATCAATATCAATATGGGAGGCGGACGCCATCTCACGATCAAAGCGCAGGGAGCCTCCCAAGTCAATAAGTATATCTCTGATCTTACCATCGGAGGGCGACCACGTACGGTCTACTGGGTCAAACACAGCCAGATAGCCAGCGGAGGTACCATCTCCATGTTTCTCTCCGATGCAGAAAATTGA
- a CDS encoding universal stress protein, with the protein MPQDKDQSKLVTVAIHTYEKAQILQSLLQSQGIPATLHNVNTVQPIFSTGVRVRIAERDLPRALAYIEDLKWDLDEAYDDLQEKTELANESPDSAHVAAYKGYVLIPVDFSVYTDKIVKLGFHFAARRQLHVLLMHVYTGTLPQMNFPYGDFTALLPQIQAASNQEAKKAEQQMNELTKEIDAKMSEGTLPEVTYRTTIRDGIPADEILRYAKRNLPAIIIMGTRGKTEDSDYIVGSVAAEIIDRAQAPVLVVPERVAIDDLMQVKHVGVATSFDQRDLVLFNQMMQLMAPLEPEYRLFNVSRSEGKWGDVQLQAIQEYNKQQYPNAHIEWTKLDEGELYAALENFVTEHQVELIVVNTYKRRVLAKLFNPTMARRMLFHAGTPILVMHSNSSQ; encoded by the coding sequence ATGCCACAAGACAAAGACCAGTCCAAGCTGGTGACTGTAGCTATACACACCTACGAGAAGGCGCAGATACTCCAGAGCCTGCTACAAAGCCAAGGGATACCAGCTACACTACACAATGTAAATACAGTACAGCCTATCTTCTCAACAGGCGTACGTGTACGCATCGCAGAGCGTGACCTACCTCGTGCACTAGCCTACATAGAGGATCTCAAGTGGGATCTAGACGAGGCATACGATGACCTACAGGAGAAGACAGAGCTAGCCAACGAATCGCCAGACTCAGCTCACGTTGCTGCATACAAAGGGTATGTCCTCATCCCTGTCGACTTCAGCGTCTATACGGACAAGATTGTCAAGCTCGGATTCCACTTTGCAGCCCGCCGGCAGCTGCACGTACTACTCATGCACGTATATACGGGCACACTGCCACAGATGAACTTCCCTTATGGAGATTTTACAGCTCTCCTGCCACAGATTCAAGCGGCTTCTAACCAAGAGGCTAAAAAAGCTGAGCAGCAGATGAACGAGCTGACCAAGGAGATCGATGCTAAGATGTCTGAGGGTACTCTCCCAGAGGTCACCTACCGCACGACTATACGTGACGGCATACCTGCCGATGAGATACTACGCTATGCTAAGCGCAACCTCCCAGCTATCATCATCATGGGTACACGGGGCAAGACCGAAGATAGTGATTATATCGTCGGTAGTGTCGCTGCCGAAATCATTGATCGAGCACAAGCGCCCGTACTCGTTGTCCCAGAGCGGGTCGCCATAGATGATCTCATGCAGGTCAAGCATGTAGGCGTAGCAACCAGTTTCGACCAGCGAGACTTGGTACTCTTTAATCAGATGATGCAACTGATGGCTCCCCTAGAGCCTGAGTATAGACTCTTTAATGTGTCACGCTCTGAAGGCAAGTGGGGAGACGTACAGCTACAAGCTATACAGGAGTACAATAAGCAGCAGTATCCCAATGCACACATTGAGTGGACTAAGCTAGACGAGGGTGAGCTCTATGCAGCTCTTGAGAACTTTGTCACAGAGCATCAAGTCGAGCTGATTGTGGTCAATACCTACAAGCGCCGTGTACTCGCCAAGCTCTTCAATCCGACGATGGCACGACGTATGCTCTTCCACGCAGGGACGCCTATCCTCGTGATGCACAGCAACTCATCACAATAG
- a CDS encoding THUMP-like domain-containing protein — protein MLSQQQMEQVVALSRQWADRSPDRILFERSELEPELKRQIALQVSLLPKMQRKMPRFAESGGYIPHRVNFEQSSSELTARYKQQLIAPQEHILDMTGGLGIDALAMASVSEQSVIYEIDQTMAEALTYNMHKILQQDHVTVHCGDALAAMERATLEGVTLVYADPARRDMEDPNRRLISMDEYSPSPLQIMSRLQELGYQGRLLLKLSPMLDIQWILEQLPQVCAVHIVQVQDEVKELLVAVSMQRQETDPEIYLAVVDRLGQVSRWSFPYQHLSSVRTAYATKVEEYIHIPQPLLMKSGAFHLIAEEQSLTLLGPNSHIYTSAKASPSPLYKSYKLIEEIDYSKSVLRGKELQALRQHYPALTIMSRHFPLTAQQLKQTLKTDESDTYYLLATTMGERARKLLILTSC, from the coding sequence ATGCTATCACAACAACAGATGGAGCAAGTAGTGGCTCTGAGTAGGCAATGGGCCGATAGATCGCCCGACAGGATACTCTTCGAGCGGAGTGAGCTGGAGCCTGAGCTCAAGCGACAGATCGCGCTACAGGTTTCTCTGCTGCCTAAGATGCAGCGTAAGATGCCACGCTTTGCCGAGAGCGGTGGGTATATACCACATCGAGTCAACTTCGAGCAGAGTAGTAGCGAATTGACAGCCCGCTACAAGCAGCAACTGATAGCGCCTCAGGAGCATATCCTAGACATGACGGGAGGGCTAGGCATCGATGCACTAGCGATGGCATCTGTGTCAGAGCAGAGCGTCATCTACGAGATAGACCAGACGATGGCAGAAGCCTTGACCTACAATATGCACAAGATCTTGCAGCAGGATCATGTCACGGTACACTGCGGGGATGCACTGGCAGCGATGGAGCGTGCTACACTCGAAGGTGTGACACTCGTCTATGCAGATCCGGCTCGGCGAGACATGGAGGATCCTAATCGCCGTCTCATTAGTATGGATGAGTATAGTCCATCACCGCTACAGATCATGAGTCGGCTACAAGAGCTGGGTTATCAGGGACGACTGCTCCTTAAGTTGTCGCCAATGCTAGATATACAGTGGATATTAGAGCAGCTCCCGCAGGTATGCGCCGTACATATCGTACAGGTGCAGGATGAGGTCAAAGAGCTACTGGTCGCAGTCTCTATGCAGCGACAAGAGACTGATCCAGAGATTTATCTAGCTGTCGTGGATCGCCTGGGACAGGTGAGCCGTTGGAGCTTTCCGTACCAGCACTTATCGTCAGTTCGTACAGCTTATGCGACTAAGGTCGAGGAGTATATACACATTCCACAGCCACTCCTGATGAAGAGTGGTGCCTTTCACCTCATCGCTGAGGAGCAGTCGCTCACCTTACTCGGCCCCAATAGTCATATCTACACCTCTGCAAAGGCCTCTCCCAGTCCTCTCTACAAGAGCTATAAGCTCATAGAGGAGATCGACTACAGCAAGTCTGTCCTCAGAGGTAAGGAGCTTCAGGCTCTCCGTCAGCACTATCCAGCACTGACCATCATGTCTCGACACTTCCCTCTGACTGCTCAGCAGCTCAAGCAGACGCTCAAGACCGATGAGAGCGATACCTACTATCTGCTCGCCACGACTATGGGAGAGCGTGCGCGTAAGCTCTTGATCCTAACCTCTTGCTAG
- a CDS encoding M16 family metallopeptidase has translation MTSPQLQYHTTAQGLRIVYYPIPSQVTYIGYMVQTGSAQDPQPYHGLAHCTEHMLFKGTHKRHALHLVNRVEAVGADLNAFTTKEDTTLHITIPSRYALRAVHLLTDIVLNSYIPTEELSKEQEVIIEEIASYLDAPSERIYDEFEELLFSGTPLAHNILGSEQSVRRISSTVVRRFMDQYYRPDNMVLGIWGKIDFDKAVEMIEHLYSEPRVAAGDPFKVPKVKPTTTPERLIAKTHHYRTNQCHCIIGTHAPSLHNRERYAMTLFNNFIGGPAISSQLNLHLREELGLVYSVEANYTPYLNDGVWNVYLGTGGDTLQQAVEAVHRILDRYVTTPMSMEQLAISKQQIVGQLLLANDQHDSELITMLKSYLYFGRVSSVAEVAERIQAITPEEITETVGRYLTRAQRHTLIYK, from the coding sequence ATGACATCTCCACAACTACAATACCACACCACTGCCCAGGGACTACGTATCGTCTACTACCCTATTCCCAGCCAGGTCACCTATATAGGCTACATGGTACAGACAGGCTCAGCTCAGGATCCGCAACCTTACCATGGACTGGCACACTGTACGGAGCACATGCTCTTTAAGGGGACGCATAAACGACACGCCCTACACCTAGTGAATCGTGTCGAGGCGGTGGGTGCTGATCTCAACGCTTTCACTACCAAGGAGGATACAACCCTACACATAACCATCCCCTCACGCTATGCGCTCAGGGCCGTTCATCTGCTCACAGATATCGTGCTCAACAGCTACATACCGACCGAAGAGCTGAGCAAGGAGCAGGAGGTGATCATTGAGGAGATAGCTAGCTACCTAGATGCTCCAAGTGAGCGGATATATGATGAGTTTGAGGAGCTACTCTTTAGCGGCACGCCGCTAGCGCACAATATACTAGGTTCTGAGCAATCAGTCAGGCGTATCTCCTCGACAGTCGTACGGCGCTTTATGGATCAGTACTACCGCCCTGACAATATGGTGCTGGGCATCTGGGGCAAGATAGACTTTGACAAAGCGGTGGAGATGATCGAGCATCTATACAGCGAGCCACGAGTAGCTGCAGGAGATCCATTTAAAGTGCCAAAGGTCAAACCCACGACCACTCCCGAGCGGCTCATCGCTAAGACGCACCACTACCGCACCAACCAGTGCCACTGCATCATAGGAACACATGCTCCGAGCCTGCACAATCGTGAGCGCTACGCTATGACGCTCTTCAACAACTTCATCGGAGGTCCCGCCATCTCTTCCCAGCTGAACCTTCATCTGCGTGAAGAGCTGGGACTGGTTTACAGTGTCGAGGCGAATTACACGCCCTACCTGAATGATGGCGTCTGGAACGTCTACCTCGGCACGGGTGGCGACACGCTACAACAAGCTGTGGAGGCAGTGCATCGCATCCTGGATCGCTACGTCACCACGCCTATGAGTATGGAGCAGCTAGCCATCAGTAAGCAGCAGATCGTGGGGCAGCTACTCCTCGCCAACGATCAGCACGATAGCGAGCTCATCACCATGCTCAAGAGCTACCTCTACTTCGGCAGAGTCAGTAGCGTCGCCGAGGTGGCAGAGCGCATACAGGCGATCACGCCTGAGGAGATCACCGAGACGGTCGGTCGCTACCTCACGAGAGCGCAGCGACATACGCTCATCTACAAGTAG
- a CDS encoding DciA family protein, whose amino-acid sequence MQRKDPKPLGEIISDWLSESPEVDQGLLELKALQYLRTRFYPLRRQIRELSISDHTLQMRITSASLRQEIRLTQQQLIEQINAQLQYDLIDEIIIR is encoded by the coding sequence ATGCAGCGCAAAGATCCTAAGCCTCTAGGGGAAATCATATCCGACTGGCTCTCCGAGAGTCCAGAGGTAGACCAAGGTCTTCTCGAGCTCAAGGCACTCCAATACCTGCGCACACGCTTCTACCCGCTCAGACGACAGATACGTGAGCTGTCGATCTCAGACCACACATTGCAGATGCGCATCACCTCAGCTAGCCTGAGACAAGAGATACGGCTCACACAGCAGCAGCTCATAGAGCAGATCAACGCACAGCTACAGTACGACCTTATAGACGAAATCATAATCCGATGA
- a CDS encoding SDR family NAD(P)-dependent oxidoreductase, which translates to MPTSRLLHNLLFPPRHLAIDVLVEAVQGKTILITGASYGIGEALAHRLAEAGTHLILVARTAERLEALADDLATTAASVQWRSVDLRDEEEVADLITWVRANYSQLDALILNAGKSIHRAFYDSLDRYHDVTRTITTNYTSSVQLIMGLASLLPHGSQIIASNAASTLMPPAPGWSAYQASKSALDSYLRAIRPELRQRGVVVSLLYLPLVRTRMIAPTEMYRSAPALTPEEAAERIACLLCSRRTSFIPWWVRLARPFMSLLRPVFQSIAMRHL; encoded by the coding sequence CCTGTTGTTTCCTCCGAGGCATCTCGCTATCGATGTGCTCGTAGAGGCGGTACAGGGCAAGACGATCCTCATCACAGGTGCATCGTATGGTATCGGGGAGGCTTTAGCGCATCGTCTTGCTGAGGCTGGTACACACTTGATCCTTGTAGCACGCACAGCTGAGCGTCTGGAGGCTCTAGCAGATGATCTAGCGACGACGGCAGCCTCCGTGCAGTGGCGGAGCGTGGATCTGAGAGATGAAGAAGAGGTGGCAGATCTAATCACATGGGTACGAGCAAACTATTCACAGCTCGATGCGCTAATACTCAATGCGGGTAAGTCGATACATCGTGCTTTCTACGATTCGCTAGATAGGTATCACGATGTGACGCGAACGATCACGACGAACTACACCAGCTCCGTGCAGCTCATCATGGGACTAGCCTCGCTCCTACCCCATGGTAGTCAGATTATCGCCTCCAATGCAGCTAGCACCTTGATGCCTCCAGCGCCAGGGTGGTCTGCTTATCAAGCCTCCAAGAGCGCTTTAGACAGCTATCTACGAGCTATTCGTCCAGAGCTACGACAGAGAGGGGTGGTGGTATCGCTACTGTACTTGCCCCTAGTACGCACGAGGATGATCGCTCCGACTGAGATGTACCGCTCTGCGCCAGCTCTCACACCCGAAGAGGCGGCCGAGCGTATAGCTTGCCTACTCTGTAGTAGACGAACTAGCTTTATCCCGTGGTGGGTGCGGTTAGCTCGTCCGTTTATGTCTCTTTTGCGTCCAGTTTTTCAGTCTATTGCTATGCGTCATCTATGA
- a CDS encoding AMP-binding protein, translated as MSRSLLHKLYRLHLLSPSGVARLLHALWCEGVNLMAVTRFAAHYYPSVLAVADEQHHYTYTALYAKARAWAAVLYEQGWRQGMRCALLGRNSSEIVVASLALSRLGVHIYYMSTDLSKEQVRQLCQERQIETALVQEEYADRMPSDLDVKLLDDLNKSDESPGPRRIPKGRGGRIIVLTGGSSGHYKVAARKPSVTAFLHPFLALLREIRLDECRSVYIAPPLYHGFGLASLIVALVMGRSVYLRKRFDAQSATRLLSEHSIEVLIAVPLMLRRLINESPSEIRSLRRILSGGAPLDTPLVRAVEQHWGAVLYNLYGTSEAGFFILATPEILYDAPLALGKPIRGVRCNIVRPDSQGVGVLAVRSGWAMDERKGSWQETGDLVWMDESGVLFLRGRDDSMILSGGENAYPEVLREALAALDAVMDVAVIAYPDLEFGTRLAAFVVLKADHDSTSEEDLRLLLSAKLPRYQMPGRIIRLAVLPRLENGKVAEGTLREMMEVTAQAEERYEDRA; from the coding sequence ATGAGTCGGAGCTTACTGCACAAACTATATCGCCTGCACCTGCTCTCACCGAGCGGTGTCGCACGCTTGCTCCACGCGCTATGGTGTGAGGGCGTCAACTTGATGGCGGTGACGCGCTTTGCTGCACACTACTACCCCTCTGTGCTGGCTGTCGCTGATGAGCAGCATCACTACACTTACACAGCACTCTATGCCAAAGCTAGAGCGTGGGCTGCTGTCCTCTACGAGCAAGGCTGGCGACAAGGCATGCGCTGTGCACTGCTAGGGCGTAACTCGTCAGAGATAGTGGTCGCCTCTCTAGCTCTCTCGCGTCTCGGGGTACACATATATTATATGAGTACAGATCTAAGCAAGGAGCAAGTGAGACAACTATGTCAAGAGCGACAGATAGAGACGGCTCTCGTGCAGGAGGAGTATGCCGACCGAATGCCTAGCGATCTAGACGTCAAGCTACTAGATGACTTGAACAAGAGCGATGAAAGTCCCGGCCCAAGGCGCATCCCGAAAGGTCGTGGAGGTCGTATCATCGTTTTGACAGGTGGCTCGTCGGGTCACTACAAGGTAGCGGCACGCAAGCCTAGTGTGACCGCCTTCTTGCATCCTTTCTTAGCTTTGCTCAGAGAGATCCGACTAGATGAGTGCCGATCGGTCTACATCGCCCCACCACTCTACCACGGCTTTGGCTTAGCTTCGCTGATTGTAGCTCTGGTGATGGGACGTAGCGTTTACCTACGCAAGCGCTTTGACGCTCAGTCCGCTACACGACTACTCTCGGAGCACTCCATTGAAGTACTCATAGCTGTACCACTCATGCTACGACGACTGATCAATGAGTCGCCAAGCGAAATACGATCGTTGCGACGTATACTCTCGGGCGGAGCACCACTCGATACACCACTAGTGAGAGCCGTAGAGCAGCACTGGGGAGCTGTACTCTACAATCTATATGGGACGAGCGAGGCCGGATTCTTTATATTGGCTACGCCTGAGATCTTGTACGACGCACCTCTAGCACTAGGCAAGCCTATACGTGGTGTGCGGTGCAATATTGTCAGACCTGATAGTCAAGGAGTAGGCGTGCTAGCCGTCCGCAGTGGCTGGGCTATGGATGAGCGTAAGGGGAGCTGGCAGGAGACGGGCGATCTAGTATGGATGGACGAAAGCGGGGTGCTCTTCCTGCGAGGACGAGATGACTCGATGATTCTGTCAGGTGGCGAAAACGCTTACCCAGAGGTACTCCGCGAAGCTCTAGCAGCTCTTGATGCGGTGATGGACGTGGCTGTGATAGCTTATCCAGATCTAGAGTTTGGCACACGGTTGGCAGCATTCGTAGTATTAAAGGCAGATCACGACTCTACCTCTGAGGAGGATCTACGGCTTCTGCTCTCAGCAAAGCTGCCTCGCTACCAGATGCCTGGGAGGATCATACGCTTAGCAGTGTTGCCACGACTGGAAAATGGTAAAGTGGCAGAGGGTACACTCAGAGAGATGATGGAGGTAACAGCACAAGCAGAGGAGCGGTATGAAGATCGTGCGTAA
- a CDS encoding DUF4252 domain-containing protein: MKRISLPLLSKLVAMLLVLTVTLGAMAQTSPFKYVDAKALPTAADGVQVFSLNENMLDMIPMESIMKTIKEDSNSSVMANIKTLFKKLKSLDVYIASTPETIDKLQKAFAPMLTPGLHRSIKPLLTVNQSEDNLKVQIVSRESGIWCWRKCPELLISVLDEDEYYIVGLTGDFTPKDIQKLVSSAFPSDK; this comes from the coding sequence ATGAAACGAATCTCTTTACCCCTGTTGTCTAAGCTAGTTGCTATGCTTCTAGTGCTGACCGTAACGCTAGGTGCTATGGCACAGACTAGCCCCTTCAAGTATGTAGATGCCAAGGCACTCCCCACGGCTGCGGATGGAGTGCAGGTCTTCTCCCTCAATGAAAACATGCTGGATATGATCCCTATGGAGAGTATCATGAAGACGATCAAGGAGGATAGTAACTCCTCTGTCATGGCTAACATCAAGACGCTCTTTAAGAAGCTGAAGTCTCTCGACGTATACATCGCCTCAACGCCTGAGACTATCGACAAGCTGCAGAAGGCGTTTGCCCCGATGCTGACGCCTGGACTGCATCGCTCTATCAAGCCACTGCTTACGGTCAACCAATCAGAAGATAATCTCAAGGTGCAGATCGTCTCTCGTGAGTCTGGCATCTGGTGCTGGCGCAAGTGTCCTGAGCTACTCATCTCTGTCCTAGATGAAGATGAGTACTATATAGTCGGTCTGACGGGCGACTTTACTCCGAAGGACATCCAGAAGCTCGTCTCCTCAGCTTTTCCATCAGACAAGTAA